TGAACAGCGCCAGCACGCCCAGGGCCACGCTCAAGGGCGGCATGGCGTGCGGGTAGACCTTGTCGATGATGAACTCCATCAGCAGCAGCTCGGCCGACAGGGCGAACATCGCCACCACGATGTAGCCGGAAAAGGTCGCCAGGATCGCCGGGAACTGGCCGATGGCGACTTCGGTATAGGTGCTCAGGCTGCCAGCGCGGGGAATCATCAGCGCCAGTTCGGAAAACGAACAGGCGTAGCTCAGGGCCAGCAGGTAGGCCAGCCCCAGGGGCACGATGAAGCCCGGCCCGGCGAGGCCGACGCCTTGCAGCATCAGCACCATCACGCCCTGGGACACCACCAGGCCGATGGCTACCGCCAACAGCGCGGTGAGGCCGAGTTTCCTGCGACTCGCGGGCGCCGCCCGGGCGCCGGTATGCACGCTTGCATTGCTGTTCATCGGTTGCTCCGTCTTGTTGTTCTATTTTTTGGAAGATCGGTGCCGCGCAGGGGGGCTGCTGCGCAGCCCATCGCCGGCAAGCCGGCGCCTACGGGTATTCAGTTGCGTAGCTGGATCCAGGTGGTCTTGAGCTGGGTGTACTTGTCGAACGAATGCAGCGACAGGTCGCGGCCGAAGCCCGATTGCTTGCCGCCGCCGAAGGGCACGGTGACGTCCAGCGCGTCGACGGTATTGACCGACACGGTGCCGGCGTGCAGCCGCCGCGCCACCCGGTGGGCGCGGTTGAGGTCGTCGGTCCACAGCGACGCGGCCAGGCCGTAGACATGGTCGTTGGCCAGGGCCACCGCCTGCTCTTCGTCGTCGAACACCGTGACCGCCAGGACCGGGCCGAACACCTCTTCGCGGGCCAGGGTCATGTCGGCGGTCACGCCGGTGAAGATGGTCGGCTCGATGAAGTTGCCGGAACCGTCGCGGCTCAGCCGGCGACCGCCGCAGACCAGCTGCGCGCCCTCGGCCCGGGCCTGTTCGATGTACTGCATGATCCGCTGCGTCTGTCGCGCATCGACGATCGCCCCGGCCCGGCTCGCCGGGTCCAGCGGATTGCCCGGCTGCCACTGGCGCGCCCTGCTCACCAGGCGCTCGATGAACGCCTCGGCAATCGGCCGCTGCACCAGCAGGCGCGAGTTGGCCGAACAGACTTCCCCCTGGTTGAAGAAGATGCCGAACGCGGCCTTCTCGGCCGCCAGGTCCAGGTCCTGGCAATCGGCGAACACCAGGTTCGGGCTCTTGCCGCCGCACTCCAGCCAGACCTGCTTGAGGTTCGACTGCGCGGCGTACTGCATGAAGTAGCGGCCCACCTCGGTAGAGCCGGTGAACGCCAGCGCATCCACCGCCATGTGCAGGCCGAGGGCGCGACCGGCCTCCTCGCCCAGGCCGGTCACCACGTTGAGCACCCCGGCGGGCACGCCGGCCTCGATCGCCAGTTCCGCCAGGCGCAGGGCCGAGAACGGCGACTGCTCGGCCGGCTTGAGCACCACGCTGTTGCCGGCGGCCAGGGCCGGGGCGACTTTCCAGGCGGCCATGTCCAGCGGGAAGTTCCACGGCACCACCGCGCCGATCACCCCCAGCGGCACCCGGGTGATGGTCGCCAGGACATCGCTGGCGCTCGGCGCCACCTGGTCGTACAGCTTGTCGAGGCTTTCGCCGTACCAGGCGAACACCTGGGCGGCGCCCGGCACGTCGATGTTCCAGGCATCCATCACCGGCTTGCCCATGCTCAGGGAATCGAGCAGGGCCAGCTCATCGCGATGCTCCAGCATCAGCCGCGACAGGCGCAGCAGGATCGCCTTGCGCTCGCCGGGCGCCATGCGGGCCCAGGGGCCCTGGTCGAAGGCGCGGCGGGCGCTGCGCACGGCCAGGTCGACCTCGACCGCGCCACAGGCGGCCACCCGCGCCAACAGGGTGCCGGTGGCCGGGTTGATCACCTCGAAACGCGCCCCGCTCTGCGCCTGGCAGGCCTGGCCGTCGATAAAGGCGCTGTCGATCAGGCGTTGCCGTTGCGCCAACGCTGTCCACTCGTTGAAATCCTTCACCGCAGATTCCTTATTGTTATTCATGGTTGGAAAGGTATTCGGCCAGCCGGTCCATCAACCGGTCACAGGCCGCCAGCTGTTCGACGCTGACGAATTCGTCCGGCTTGTGGCCCTGCTCCATGCTGCCCGGGCCGCAGACCACCGTCGGGATCCCCGCCGCGGCGAACAGCCCGCCCTCGGTGCCGAAGGCCACGGTGCCGAAGGCGTCGCTGCCGCAGAGGTGCGCCAGGCATTGCGCGGCGGCGCTGTGCGGGTCGGTGGCGAGGCCCGGGTAGGCCGAGAGCGGTTCGAAGCGGATCGCCGTCCCGGCCTTGACCGCCTGCATCGCCGGTAGCAGTTCCCGTTCGGCGTAGGTTTGCAGTTCATCCACCACCGCCTGGGGCTCGAAGGCCGGCAAGGCGCGGACCTCGAAGTCGAAGCGGCAGTCGGCCGGGACGATGTTCAGCGCGGTGCCGCCCTGGATCAGCCCGACCTGCACCGTGGAGAACGCCGGGTCGAAGCGCCCGTCGTGATGCTCGGGGGCCGCCAGACGCTGGCCGATCTCGCCGAGGCGGCCGATCAGCCGCGCGGCCTGCTCGATGGCATTCACACCATCGGGCGCATAGGCCGAATGGCACGGCGCGCCGTGCACATGGCAACGCATGGCGAGCTTGCCCTTGTGGCCCAGCACCGGCTTGAGCCCGGTGGGTTCGCCGATCAGGCACAAGGCCGGTGGCGGGATGCGCTGCGGCAGCACCGCCAGCAGGCCGCGCACGCCGAGGCAGCCGACCTCCTCGTCATAGGAGAACGCCAGGTGCACCGGCCGGCGCAGCGGGCTGGCGAGCAACCGCGGCACGGCGGCGAGCACCGAGGCCAGGTAGCCTTTCATGTCCGCGGTGCCGCGCCCGTAGAGCTTGCCGTCGCGCTCGGTGAGGCTGAAGGGCTCCACCGTCCATGGCTGGCCATCCACCGGCACCACGTCGGTGTGCCCGGAGAGCACGATGCCGCCCGCCACCGCCGGGCCGATGCTGGCCAGCAGGTTGGCCTTGGTTCGCTCGGCGTTGTAGATGAGTTCGCAGGCGACGCCCAGGCCCTCCAGGTAGTCGCGCACGAACTCGATCAGGGCCAGGTTCGAATCGCGGCTGACCGTGGCGAAACCGACCAGCGTGGCCAGCAAGGCACGGCTGCGCGGCTCACTCATCGCCCGGCACTCCGTAGCTCGGCGCCAGGGTCGGGTTGAGCGCGCGGGTCAGGTAGTCCTGCAACTGGGGTTCGTAGGCGCTCCAAAGCCGGCTCAGCTCGCCGATGGGGTTGGCGTCGGCCCAGTCCACCCGCAGGTCGACGATCGGCCAGAGCAGCTCGCCAACCACCGACAGCGCCGCCGAATGCACGGCGCCCGCCTCGCCGCCGGCGTCCTGGCCGGCCTGCAGCGCACTGAGCAAGCGCGCCGCCAGGCAGCCTTCGCTGTGCTCGAAGGCCTCGACCATGCGTTCGATCACTGTGCTATTGGCCAACAGGTTGCCAGCCGCCACGCATTGCTCGCCGGCCACGGCATGGTGGATGCCCAGCGCCTGCGTGCCGCTGAACAGCGCCGTGCGCCCCTGGGCATCGATCACTGCCACCTGGCGGTACTGGCTGTAGCCGTTGCGGGTCAGCGCCCGGTCCAGGGCCTGCGCCGGTGCCAGGCCCTCGTCCAGGCCGTCAAGCACCTGCGGGCCCAGCGCCGGCAAGGTGATGTTCTGGCTCGACACCGCGCCGACGCCACTGCGCAGCCAGGGGCAACGGGCGCCGACGGCGATGCTCGAGGAACTGATGGCAATGCCCAGCTGGCCGGTTTCGGCGCAGCGGCCAACGATGGAGAACGTCATGGCCTGCTCCTTATTCGGGGATAACCGCGATCACGTCGATTTCCATCAGCCACTGCGGCTGGCCCAGGGCACTGACCACCAGCCCGGTGGAGATCGGGAACACACCCTTGAGCCATCGACCGACCTCCTGGTAGACCGGCTCGCGGTAGCGCGGGTCGGTCAGGTAGGTGGTGGTCTTGACGATATGGCTGAGGTCGCTGCCGGCCTCTTCCAGCAACTGCTTGACGTTGCGCATGGCCTGCTCGGCCTGGGCTCGCGGATCGCCGAGGCCGACCAGCCGGCCCTCGAAATCGGTGCCGACCTGGCCGCGCACATAGACGGTATTGCCGGCGCGCACGGCCTGGCACAGGTCGTTGTCCAGGGACTGGTTCGGGTAGGTGTCTTTGGTGTTGAACATGCGGATACGGGTATGCGTAGGCATCAGCGGGCTCCCATGAGGCTGGCGGATTGAGCGGTGGATGAGCGATCGGCCTGGCGCTGCGCGGCGTCGCGGTAGTCGTGGTAGATACGCTGCTTGACGATGTGCTCGGCGATATGCCGGGCGTCGTGCCACACCCCCCAGATAAAGGCCGAGCCACGGCGCGACAGCCACGGCAGGCCGACGAAATACACCCCCGGCTCGCTGGACACGCCGCGCTGGTGGCGGGGCTTGCCGTTGTCCTTGAAGGCATCCACCTGCAGCCAGCTGTAGTCCACCGAATAGCCGGTGGCCCAGATGATGCTGGTGACGCCGGCCCGGGCCAGGTCAAGTTCGAGGAGCGGCTGGGTCAGGCACGGCGGGTCCGGGAGCATGACCCGCGCTTCGGGCTCTTCCGGCAGGTCCAGGCCATTGCGGGCGATGTAGGCGTCGGCGGCATCGAGCAGCGCCAGGTAGTTTTCGTCGCCGCGGGCGATGTTCTCGGCCAGGTTGTCCTCGAAGCGCACCACGCCGTCGGCGAAGGATTGGGTCAGGCCGACCAGGGTCATGCCCTGGTGGGCGAGCCGGCGAAAGTCCACGGTATGGCCGCCGCGGGCACCGCTGACGGCGATGGTCACGTGCTCCTTGCCCGGCTGCATGGTCTCGGCGTCCCACTCGCCCAGCACCCCCAGCCACCAGCAGAAATCGCGGTTGCGATAGGCCCGTGGCGGGCGGTCGTGGGCGCCGACCGAGAGGTAGACCTGCTTGCCGGCCCGTTGCAGCTCATCGGCGATCTGCACCCCCGAAGACCCCGCCCCCACCACCAGCACCGCGCCTTCGGGCAACTGCTGCGGATTGCGGTAGGCGGCCGAGTGCAGTTGCAACACGCGCTCGTCCTGCGCGGCGATCGGCGGGATCACCGGGCGCTGGAACGGCCCGGTGGCCACCACCACCTGCCGGGCCTCGATCACACCATCGCTGGTGTCCACGGTGAAGCCCGGCCGGTTGGCGTTGCGCACCACCTTGCGCACCTCGACGCCGGTGCGGATCGGCGCCTTGAACTTGCGGGCGTAGGCTTCGAAGTAGTCGGCCACCTGATCCTTGGCGGCGAAGGCATCGGGATCGAGGTCGAATTCCAGCCCCGGAAAGCGGTCGTGCCAGGCCGGGCCGTTGGCCACCAGCGAATCCCAGCGCCCGGTGCGCCAGGCCTCGGCGATGCGGTTGCGCTCCAGCACCAGGTGCGGCACGCCCAGGCGGCTCAGGTGTTCGCTCATGGCCACGCCGGCCTGGCCGGCCCCCACTACCAGGGTGTCTATCTTGTTGTTGTCGGTTGTCATGTCTGCGCCCTACTGAGTGATCCCACGCCAGGGGCATGGGAGGTGTAGGTCGCATTCTGTAAGCAGGCGAAAAATCACGAAATCATGATTTTTGTGGTTGCTGGAAAGGAAAAAACTGCCTGGCTGCAACGCCCGCCGGCCAGGCCTCTTGCCTGAGTCTTACGAGCAAATCAGCACCCGCTCTGCCCGTTGCAGATTCCTCCTAAATCCTTGCCTCGCTCTTCCCGGTACGGTCTCCATCGACTCTCTCGACCGCACCAGGACCACCCATGGCCAGCAACGGACCCGGGCCGATACCCAACCTTCTACGGCCCGCCAATCCCAATGAGCGCCCCACCGAACGCAGCGCCGAAACCGAACAACCCAGCTACGGCGAACAGCTCTGGGCGCAGTACGAGAAATACTCCAGGGAACCCACACCGCCGCCCGAAAAGGTCCAGGTGGCATTGCGTATTGGGGTGTTTTTCGATGGTACGGGCAATAACGCCAGCAACTCGGCCATGGGGCAGTTGTGCGGGGCCCAGCACCCTATAGAGCCCCAGGATCTCGATGGTAGTTGCAAGCCGTATATGAGGGATCCGGAGAGCAGTTATGGGAATGGGGTGAGTAATGTGAAGCGGATGAGTGATTTGTACTACTCCACTCAGGAGCCCGAAGGCATGGGCCTGTTAAAACGCGCCTCCTTTGCCATTTATGTTGAGGGGATCGGTACGCAGGCGGGCCAGAAAGACAGCCTCATAACCTCTGGGACGGGGCGCGGTGGCACAGGAATATCGGGCTGTGTGCAGAGGGCATTTCGCGAGATCAAGGAGCGTATTGCGTTTTTCTTCGAGCAATATCCCGACAGTGAAATATCCTCGTTGACCTTCGATGCTTTCGGCTTTAGCCGAGGCGCGGCGGCGGCCCGGCACTTTGCCAATGAAGTCGTGCGTTGGGGCGGTCCGCTCGAACTGATTCTGCATGACCACTCCAAGTCCTTCAGCCCCAACTTCAATCGACAGTACGGCAATGATATCGATATGGGTTTTATCGGCCTGTTCGACACGGTGCCGTCGGTAGCTGGCGTGAGTAATCTGGGCAACGTGCGCAGCGCCATTGCCCCAGGTATCAAGCTGTACCTCGACCGTCGCTACTTTCGTTCAGTGGTGCAACTGGTTGCCCGGGATGAACATCGAGCCAACTTCGCCCTGAGCCGGGTCAAGCCAGACCACACCGAGATCACCCTGCCCGGCGCGCACTCAGATATCGGCGGTGGTTATCTGGATGAGGTGCAGGAGTGTGTACTCGTCAGTCCGATGCAGGCGCTGGAGGTGCCGCTCAATACTGATGTGACCCAGACCTCGATTTACCGAGACGCTACCCTGATAAGAAAACGCTGGTTGGCCAAGGGCTGGCCCGCACAATGGCTGGAGATCGTCACACCGGAGCCTATGGTTCTACCGCAAGATCCGCAGGACCGTCTCGGCTTACGACAAAAACGGGTGTATGCCGGTGTCCAGCTCAAGAGACCAATGAACAACAAGCTGGCAAAGGTGTATCTACGTGTCATGTATGAACTGGCCAGGAAGAATGGTGTGCGCTTCAAGGCCATCGACGAAGAAGATCCGGACTACGCGATCCCGCAAGAGCTGAAAACCCTCTGTGACAGGTTTGTCTCAGGTGACTACAGTACGACTCCAGCCGAGGAAACCCTGCTAAAGCAGCGCTACATCCATCTCTCGGCCCACTGGAACCACCCGCTTGGCAAGCAGGATGGCGGTAGCCTTAAGCTTGTTTATATCAACGCCCCCACGGCGGATGCCGTGCGTGTGCAACACCCTCACGTACCTGATTGGACGCTTTGGTAATGAGAGTATTCATCGCCCTGTTGGGCGCACTGCTACTAAGTAGCTGCCAAACTACCGACCCACTTTCTGGAAAGAACGACCCCAAAAGTCCTTGGTGGGATCTCGGCTTCACCGAGCCCAATTACATGGAAATCTGGGTTGAAGAAAGCGCGGTAGAAGATATCAACGGAAAACTGTTTCGCCGCACCGGCGGCGGAACTGCCGCAGGCGGACAACCCGAGGACAACCGGGAGTCTGCGAGGGGATGGACTGGAGTCGGCGTTGCTGGCAAATCCGTAGTCGGTGCCGACCTGCCCCAACGTATTTTCGTACGCTGGCAATCGGTGGTGGAACCACAAACCTACCGGGTGTGGATCGATATCCCGGAAGAGGCCCGACAGATCATGCGCAAGGCCACCGCCCGCCGTTGCCCGGAAACACCGCAAATGACCGCCAGCTATATGGCCTCGGTCAATCTGGGGCTGGCCCCAGGCGGCATCGTTCAGGTGTGGGTAAGAGACGAATGTCGTCACCCGATCAAAGTCGCCCGCGCCCAAGCGGAAGTTGAACCGCTAGGTCCTCATCTGGGCAAATCCAACGGACACTATTACCCCTTGTCCGAAAACTCCAAACGCTACATAGAGCGATACGGCATCCCCTACGGCAGTTGGTAGGCCCCTTGCTCACGCCAGGGCCTTCATCCTTGCAATCCCGGAAACAATGAAATTCCGTTTAAGGAATTGATAGCCCCCTAACGAAAGGTGCATGCTAGAGGGCTTGCATCGCGCTTATATCATTCCGGATGATAGTTACCTTCGTCTCATTCGATTCGTGCGATACAACCCTGCCGAGCATCATCCGCCCATCTCTAATACATTGGCGGATGATCCATGGAACAGTCACTCAAACACTTACGCTTCCCTCTCGCGGTCCTGGCCGTGCTGGTGATGA
This portion of the Pseudomonas sp. MRSN 12121 genome encodes:
- a CDS encoding DUF1028 domain-containing protein; the protein is MTFSIVGRCAETGQLGIAISSSSIAVGARCPWLRSGVGAVSSQNITLPALGPQVLDGLDEGLAPAQALDRALTRNGYSQYRQVAVIDAQGRTALFSGTQALGIHHAVAGEQCVAAGNLLANSTVIERMVEAFEHSEGCLAARLLSALQAGQDAGGEAGAVHSAALSVVGELLWPIVDLRVDWADANPIGELSRLWSAYEPQLQDYLTRALNPTLAPSYGVPGDE
- the argE gene encoding acetylornithine deacetylase translates to MSEPRSRALLATLVGFATVSRDSNLALIEFVRDYLEGLGVACELIYNAERTKANLLASIGPAVAGGIVLSGHTDVVPVDGQPWTVEPFSLTERDGKLYGRGTADMKGYLASVLAAVPRLLASPLRRPVHLAFSYDEEVGCLGVRGLLAVLPQRIPPPALCLIGEPTGLKPVLGHKGKLAMRCHVHGAPCHSAYAPDGVNAIEQAARLIGRLGEIGQRLAAPEHHDGRFDPAFSTVQVGLIQGGTALNIVPADCRFDFEVRALPAFEPQAVVDELQTYAERELLPAMQAVKAGTAIRFEPLSAYPGLATDPHSAAAQCLAHLCGSDAFGTVAFGTEGGLFAAAGIPTVVCGPGSMEQGHKPDEFVSVEQLAACDRLMDRLAEYLSNHE
- a CDS encoding phospholipase effector Tle1 domain-containing protein, giving the protein MASNGPGPIPNLLRPANPNERPTERSAETEQPSYGEQLWAQYEKYSREPTPPPEKVQVALRIGVFFDGTGNNASNSAMGQLCGAQHPIEPQDLDGSCKPYMRDPESSYGNGVSNVKRMSDLYYSTQEPEGMGLLKRASFAIYVEGIGTQAGQKDSLITSGTGRGGTGISGCVQRAFREIKERIAFFFEQYPDSEISSLTFDAFGFSRGAAAARHFANEVVRWGGPLELILHDHSKSFSPNFNRQYGNDIDMGFIGLFDTVPSVAGVSNLGNVRSAIAPGIKLYLDRRYFRSVVQLVARDEHRANFALSRVKPDHTEITLPGAHSDIGGGYLDEVQECVLVSPMQALEVPLNTDVTQTSIYRDATLIRKRWLAKGWPAQWLEIVTPEPMVLPQDPQDRLGLRQKRVYAGVQLKRPMNNKLAKVYLRVMYELARKNGVRFKAIDEEDPDYAIPQELKTLCDRFVSGDYSTTPAEETLLKQRYIHLSAHWNHPLGKQDGGSLKLVYINAPTADAVRVQHPHVPDWTLW
- a CDS encoding DUF2931 family protein; protein product: MRVFIALLGALLLSSCQTTDPLSGKNDPKSPWWDLGFTEPNYMEIWVEESAVEDINGKLFRRTGGGTAAGGQPEDNRESARGWTGVGVAGKSVVGADLPQRIFVRWQSVVEPQTYRVWIDIPEEARQIMRKATARRCPETPQMTASYMASVNLGLAPGGIVQVWVRDECRHPIKVARAQAEVEPLGPHLGKSNGHYYPLSENSKRYIERYGIPYGSW
- a CDS encoding aldehyde dehydrogenase, with product MNNNKESAVKDFNEWTALAQRQRLIDSAFIDGQACQAQSGARFEVINPATGTLLARVAACGAVEVDLAVRSARRAFDQGPWARMAPGERKAILLRLSRLMLEHRDELALLDSLSMGKPVMDAWNIDVPGAAQVFAWYGESLDKLYDQVAPSASDVLATITRVPLGVIGAVVPWNFPLDMAAWKVAPALAAGNSVVLKPAEQSPFSALRLAELAIEAGVPAGVLNVVTGLGEEAGRALGLHMAVDALAFTGSTEVGRYFMQYAAQSNLKQVWLECGGKSPNLVFADCQDLDLAAEKAAFGIFFNQGEVCSANSRLLVQRPIAEAFIERLVSRARQWQPGNPLDPASRAGAIVDARQTQRIMQYIEQARAEGAQLVCGGRRLSRDGSGNFIEPTIFTGVTADMTLAREEVFGPVLAVTVFDDEEQAVALANDHVYGLAASLWTDDLNRAHRVARRLHAGTVSVNTVDALDVTVPFGGGKQSGFGRDLSLHSFDKYTQLKTTWIQLRN
- a CDS encoding NAD(P)/FAD-dependent oxidoreductase, coding for MTTDNNKIDTLVVGAGQAGVAMSEHLSRLGVPHLVLERNRIAEAWRTGRWDSLVANGPAWHDRFPGLEFDLDPDAFAAKDQVADYFEAYARKFKAPIRTGVEVRKVVRNANRPGFTVDTSDGVIEARQVVVATGPFQRPVIPPIAAQDERVLQLHSAAYRNPQQLPEGAVLVVGAGSSGVQIADELQRAGKQVYLSVGAHDRPPRAYRNRDFCWWLGVLGEWDAETMQPGKEHVTIAVSGARGGHTVDFRRLAHQGMTLVGLTQSFADGVVRFEDNLAENIARGDENYLALLDAADAYIARNGLDLPEEPEARVMLPDPPCLTQPLLELDLARAGVTSIIWATGYSVDYSWLQVDAFKDNGKPRHQRGVSSEPGVYFVGLPWLSRRGSAFIWGVWHDARHIAEHIVKQRIYHDYRDAAQRQADRSSTAQSASLMGAR
- a CDS encoding RidA family protein; the protein is MPTHTRIRMFNTKDTYPNQSLDNDLCQAVRAGNTVYVRGQVGTDFEGRLVGLGDPRAQAEQAMRNVKQLLEEAGSDLSHIVKTTTYLTDPRYREPVYQEVGRWLKGVFPISTGLVVSALGQPQWLMEIDVIAVIPE